A single region of the Silene latifolia isolate original U9 population chromosome 8, ASM4854445v1, whole genome shotgun sequence genome encodes:
- the LOC141597171 gene encoding uncharacterized protein LOC141597171 isoform X2, which translates to MSYNFPSSMDNNPPIPDFNQNPNPNFSYITHQTIRGFTTNAELRNPEFEFPRNPIDVRGSLLRELEKERIRARLIAEEITQRRILEEEVRREMMFERELTHRFVPTMRVGPHRVPLMTNFERRGGFETVPFQRDPVLAAGSGNGAALHEIKEVKGVVASPSEGSKDKVIILAKPSANLADIKRKAMTPPVGSAIEVFKKQKTKEDWSCALCQITATSERGLHDHLQGKKHKTKERGMVSQRTGFDSGGTPLSSSPNTCKPVTPPTITSTPTVKKDEKVHNAPTPNPKDNHTVIDERGNGVARANATDKLKKKFRYFCEMCQAGAYSMKVLNAHKKGKKHLAKLSEVSKTNASTGVTESAPKAVMENNNKEVESTAGESKDGTKELVETGAGVDSDVNRVEGKVKVLEIIGGETVAPKITDQESVCSELVSKTEDAIRGEGSAQENIMEEIKEIEMAAEETKEETEEVETVRDVNSDENRVEDKEKVLERVGDEIVTPKSICQESVWNEQGGITDDAVRVEESAQKALLVENKEVEMDSEETKEGIKGEEVEANVDDVDRDVKQIVYEEKVLEINDGETVAVAPKSTVEEQFCNEVGC; encoded by the exons ATGAGTTACAATTTCCCGTCATCAATGGATAATAATCCCCCAATTCCCGATTTTAatcaaaacccaaaccctaatttCTCCTACATTACACACCAAACAATCCGAG GGTTTACGACGAATGCCGAATTACGAAACCCGGAATTCGAATTCCCTCGGAATCCAATCGATGTCAGGGGTTCGCTCCTCCGCGAACTCGAAAAAGAACGAATACGAGCCCGATTAATCGCGGAAGAGATAACACAAAGGAGAATTCTTGAAGAGGAGGTGAGGAGAGAAATGATGTTTGAAAGAGAATTGACCCACAGGTTTGTACCCACAATGCGGGTCGGCCCGCATAGGGTTCCATTGATGACTAACTTTGAAAGACGAGGCGGGTTTGAGACGGTTCCGTTTCAAAGGGACCCAGTTCTGGCTGCTGGAAGTGGGAATGGGGCTGCATTGCATGAGATTAAGGAGGTCAAGGGTGTTGTCGCTTCGCCGTCAGAGGGTAGTAAGGATAAAGTTATTATCTTG GCTAAGCCTAGTGCTAATCTCGCTGATATAAAGCGCAAGGCAATGACTCCACCAGTTGGAAGTGCCATCGAAGTGTTTAAGAAGCAGAAAACAAAAGAGGACTGGAGTTGTGCTTTATGTCAAATTACTGCAACTAGTGAGCGAGGCTTGCATGATCATTTACAAGGCAAAAAGCACAAAACCAAAGAAAGGGGAATGGTCTCTCAGAGGACAGGCTTTGATTCTGGGGGAACACCCCTATCCAGCAGTCCCAATACATGCAAACCCGTCACGCCGCCGACCATAACTAGTACTCCAACCGTAAAGAAGGATGAGAAAGTTCATAATGCACCAACCCCAAACCCGAAGGATAACCATACCGTTATTGATGAAAGGGGAAATGGAGTTGCAAGGGCAAATGCCACCGACAAGCTAAAGAAAAAATTCCGATACTTTTGTGAAATGTGTCAAGCTGGAGCTTATTCCATGAAAGTGCTTAATGCACATAAGAAAGGCAAAAAACATCTGGCAAAATTGTCAGAGGTCAGTAAAACGAATGCTTCTACAGGAGTCACAGAATCTGCACCGAAAGCTGTTATGGAGAATAATAATAAGGAAGTAGAAAGTACTGCTGGAGAAAGCAAAGATGGAACAAAAGAACTAGTAGAAACCGGCGCAGGTGTTGACAGTGATGTAAACCGAGTTGAAGGCAAGGTTAAGGTTCTTGAAATAATTGGTGGTGAAACCGTAGCTCCAAAGATTACCGATCAGGAGTCGGTTTGCAGTGAG CTGGTCAGTAAAACTGAGGATGCTATACGAGGTGAAGGATCCGCACAGGAAAATATAATGGAGGAAATTAAGGAAATAGAAATGGCTGCCGAAGAAACCAAAGAAGAAACAGAAGAAGTAGAAACCGTCAGAGACGTTAACAGTGATGAGAACAGAGTTGAAGACAAAGAGAAGGTTCTTGAGAGAGTAGGTGATGAAATTGTCACTCCAAAGAGCATTTGTCAGGAGTCAGTTTGGAATGAG CAGGGTGGTATAACTGATGATGCTGTCCGAGTTGAAGAATCTGCACAGAAAGCTTTATTGGTGGAAAATAAGGAAGTAGAAATGGATTCCGAAGAAACCAAAGAAGGAATAAAAGGAGAGGAGGTAGAAGCCAACGTAGATGATGTTGACAGAGATGTAAAACAAATTGTATACGAGGAGAAGGTTCTTGAAATAAATGATGGTGAAACTGTGGCCGTGGCTCCAAAGAGTACTGTCGAGGAGCAGTTTTGCAACGAGGTTGGTTGCTGA
- the LOC141597171 gene encoding uncharacterized protein LOC141597171 isoform X3, with protein sequence MSYNFPSSMDNNPPIPDFNQNPNPNFSYITHQTIRAGFTTNAELRNPEFEFPRNPIDVRGSLLRELEKERIRARLIAEEITQRRILEEEVRREMMFERELTHRFVPTMRVGPHRVPLMTNFERRGGFETVPFQRDPVLAAGSGNGAALHEIKEVKGVVASPSEGSKDKVIILAKPSANLADIKRKAMTPPVGSAIEVFKKQKTKEDWSCALCQITATSERGLHDHLQGKKHKTKERGMVSQRTGFDSGGTPLSSSPNTCKPVTPPTITSTPTVKKDEKVHNAPTPNPKDNHTVIDERGNGVARANATDKLKKKFRYFCEMCQAGAYSMKVLNAHKKGKKHLAKLSEVSKTNASTGVTESAPKAVMENNNKEVESTAGESKDGTKELVETGAGVDSDVNRVEGKVKVLEIIGGETVAPKITDQESVCSELVSKTEDAIRGEGSAQENIMEEIKEIEMAAEETKEETEEVETVRDVNSDENRVEDKEKVLERVGDEIVTPKSICQESVWNEGGITDDAVRVEESAQKALLVENKEVEMDSEETKEGIKGEEVEANVDDVDRDVKQIVYEEKVLEINDGETVAVAPKSTVEEQFCNEVGC encoded by the exons ATGAGTTACAATTTCCCGTCATCAATGGATAATAATCCCCCAATTCCCGATTTTAatcaaaacccaaaccctaatttCTCCTACATTACACACCAAACAATCCGAG CAGGGTTTACGACGAATGCCGAATTACGAAACCCGGAATTCGAATTCCCTCGGAATCCAATCGATGTCAGGGGTTCGCTCCTCCGCGAACTCGAAAAAGAACGAATACGAGCCCGATTAATCGCGGAAGAGATAACACAAAGGAGAATTCTTGAAGAGGAGGTGAGGAGAGAAATGATGTTTGAAAGAGAATTGACCCACAGGTTTGTACCCACAATGCGGGTCGGCCCGCATAGGGTTCCATTGATGACTAACTTTGAAAGACGAGGCGGGTTTGAGACGGTTCCGTTTCAAAGGGACCCAGTTCTGGCTGCTGGAAGTGGGAATGGGGCTGCATTGCATGAGATTAAGGAGGTCAAGGGTGTTGTCGCTTCGCCGTCAGAGGGTAGTAAGGATAAAGTTATTATCTTG GCTAAGCCTAGTGCTAATCTCGCTGATATAAAGCGCAAGGCAATGACTCCACCAGTTGGAAGTGCCATCGAAGTGTTTAAGAAGCAGAAAACAAAAGAGGACTGGAGTTGTGCTTTATGTCAAATTACTGCAACTAGTGAGCGAGGCTTGCATGATCATTTACAAGGCAAAAAGCACAAAACCAAAGAAAGGGGAATGGTCTCTCAGAGGACAGGCTTTGATTCTGGGGGAACACCCCTATCCAGCAGTCCCAATACATGCAAACCCGTCACGCCGCCGACCATAACTAGTACTCCAACCGTAAAGAAGGATGAGAAAGTTCATAATGCACCAACCCCAAACCCGAAGGATAACCATACCGTTATTGATGAAAGGGGAAATGGAGTTGCAAGGGCAAATGCCACCGACAAGCTAAAGAAAAAATTCCGATACTTTTGTGAAATGTGTCAAGCTGGAGCTTATTCCATGAAAGTGCTTAATGCACATAAGAAAGGCAAAAAACATCTGGCAAAATTGTCAGAGGTCAGTAAAACGAATGCTTCTACAGGAGTCACAGAATCTGCACCGAAAGCTGTTATGGAGAATAATAATAAGGAAGTAGAAAGTACTGCTGGAGAAAGCAAAGATGGAACAAAAGAACTAGTAGAAACCGGCGCAGGTGTTGACAGTGATGTAAACCGAGTTGAAGGCAAGGTTAAGGTTCTTGAAATAATTGGTGGTGAAACCGTAGCTCCAAAGATTACCGATCAGGAGTCGGTTTGCAGTGAG CTGGTCAGTAAAACTGAGGATGCTATACGAGGTGAAGGATCCGCACAGGAAAATATAATGGAGGAAATTAAGGAAATAGAAATGGCTGCCGAAGAAACCAAAGAAGAAACAGAAGAAGTAGAAACCGTCAGAGACGTTAACAGTGATGAGAACAGAGTTGAAGACAAAGAGAAGGTTCTTGAGAGAGTAGGTGATGAAATTGTCACTCCAAAGAGCATTTGTCAGGAGTCAGTTTGGAATGAG GGTGGTATAACTGATGATGCTGTCCGAGTTGAAGAATCTGCACAGAAAGCTTTATTGGTGGAAAATAAGGAAGTAGAAATGGATTCCGAAGAAACCAAAGAAGGAATAAAAGGAGAGGAGGTAGAAGCCAACGTAGATGATGTTGACAGAGATGTAAAACAAATTGTATACGAGGAGAAGGTTCTTGAAATAAATGATGGTGAAACTGTGGCCGTGGCTCCAAAGAGTACTGTCGAGGAGCAGTTTTGCAACGAGGTTGGTTGCTGA
- the LOC141597171 gene encoding uncharacterized protein LOC141597171 isoform X1, whose protein sequence is MSYNFPSSMDNNPPIPDFNQNPNPNFSYITHQTIRAGFTTNAELRNPEFEFPRNPIDVRGSLLRELEKERIRARLIAEEITQRRILEEEVRREMMFERELTHRFVPTMRVGPHRVPLMTNFERRGGFETVPFQRDPVLAAGSGNGAALHEIKEVKGVVASPSEGSKDKVIILAKPSANLADIKRKAMTPPVGSAIEVFKKQKTKEDWSCALCQITATSERGLHDHLQGKKHKTKERGMVSQRTGFDSGGTPLSSSPNTCKPVTPPTITSTPTVKKDEKVHNAPTPNPKDNHTVIDERGNGVARANATDKLKKKFRYFCEMCQAGAYSMKVLNAHKKGKKHLAKLSEVSKTNASTGVTESAPKAVMENNNKEVESTAGESKDGTKELVETGAGVDSDVNRVEGKVKVLEIIGGETVAPKITDQESVCSELVSKTEDAIRGEGSAQENIMEEIKEIEMAAEETKEETEEVETVRDVNSDENRVEDKEKVLERVGDEIVTPKSICQESVWNEQGGITDDAVRVEESAQKALLVENKEVEMDSEETKEGIKGEEVEANVDDVDRDVKQIVYEEKVLEINDGETVAVAPKSTVEEQFCNEVGC, encoded by the exons ATGAGTTACAATTTCCCGTCATCAATGGATAATAATCCCCCAATTCCCGATTTTAatcaaaacccaaaccctaatttCTCCTACATTACACACCAAACAATCCGAG CAGGGTTTACGACGAATGCCGAATTACGAAACCCGGAATTCGAATTCCCTCGGAATCCAATCGATGTCAGGGGTTCGCTCCTCCGCGAACTCGAAAAAGAACGAATACGAGCCCGATTAATCGCGGAAGAGATAACACAAAGGAGAATTCTTGAAGAGGAGGTGAGGAGAGAAATGATGTTTGAAAGAGAATTGACCCACAGGTTTGTACCCACAATGCGGGTCGGCCCGCATAGGGTTCCATTGATGACTAACTTTGAAAGACGAGGCGGGTTTGAGACGGTTCCGTTTCAAAGGGACCCAGTTCTGGCTGCTGGAAGTGGGAATGGGGCTGCATTGCATGAGATTAAGGAGGTCAAGGGTGTTGTCGCTTCGCCGTCAGAGGGTAGTAAGGATAAAGTTATTATCTTG GCTAAGCCTAGTGCTAATCTCGCTGATATAAAGCGCAAGGCAATGACTCCACCAGTTGGAAGTGCCATCGAAGTGTTTAAGAAGCAGAAAACAAAAGAGGACTGGAGTTGTGCTTTATGTCAAATTACTGCAACTAGTGAGCGAGGCTTGCATGATCATTTACAAGGCAAAAAGCACAAAACCAAAGAAAGGGGAATGGTCTCTCAGAGGACAGGCTTTGATTCTGGGGGAACACCCCTATCCAGCAGTCCCAATACATGCAAACCCGTCACGCCGCCGACCATAACTAGTACTCCAACCGTAAAGAAGGATGAGAAAGTTCATAATGCACCAACCCCAAACCCGAAGGATAACCATACCGTTATTGATGAAAGGGGAAATGGAGTTGCAAGGGCAAATGCCACCGACAAGCTAAAGAAAAAATTCCGATACTTTTGTGAAATGTGTCAAGCTGGAGCTTATTCCATGAAAGTGCTTAATGCACATAAGAAAGGCAAAAAACATCTGGCAAAATTGTCAGAGGTCAGTAAAACGAATGCTTCTACAGGAGTCACAGAATCTGCACCGAAAGCTGTTATGGAGAATAATAATAAGGAAGTAGAAAGTACTGCTGGAGAAAGCAAAGATGGAACAAAAGAACTAGTAGAAACCGGCGCAGGTGTTGACAGTGATGTAAACCGAGTTGAAGGCAAGGTTAAGGTTCTTGAAATAATTGGTGGTGAAACCGTAGCTCCAAAGATTACCGATCAGGAGTCGGTTTGCAGTGAG CTGGTCAGTAAAACTGAGGATGCTATACGAGGTGAAGGATCCGCACAGGAAAATATAATGGAGGAAATTAAGGAAATAGAAATGGCTGCCGAAGAAACCAAAGAAGAAACAGAAGAAGTAGAAACCGTCAGAGACGTTAACAGTGATGAGAACAGAGTTGAAGACAAAGAGAAGGTTCTTGAGAGAGTAGGTGATGAAATTGTCACTCCAAAGAGCATTTGTCAGGAGTCAGTTTGGAATGAG CAGGGTGGTATAACTGATGATGCTGTCCGAGTTGAAGAATCTGCACAGAAAGCTTTATTGGTGGAAAATAAGGAAGTAGAAATGGATTCCGAAGAAACCAAAGAAGGAATAAAAGGAGAGGAGGTAGAAGCCAACGTAGATGATGTTGACAGAGATGTAAAACAAATTGTATACGAGGAGAAGGTTCTTGAAATAAATGATGGTGAAACTGTGGCCGTGGCTCCAAAGAGTACTGTCGAGGAGCAGTTTTGCAACGAGGTTGGTTGCTGA